From Salvia splendens isolate huo1 chromosome 3, SspV2, whole genome shotgun sequence, a single genomic window includes:
- the LOC121797082 gene encoding LIM domain-containing protein WLIM2a-like — MTSSNFGTTQKCHSCEKVVHFAEMFSANGVPYHKNCFKCDTCNGRLAISSYSTLDGKLYCKPHFEQLFRETGSFTTRKFQSSLSGKYAELGRSPSKLSSMFSGTVDKCSVCKKTVYPLEKVSVEGEFFHKQCFRCAHGGCNLTMSSYAALDGIVYCKTHFAQLFKEKGSYSHLTKTTSLKKNALPVDLDLPDKEPDAPAEPAPDQEET, encoded by the exons ATGACGTCGTCTAACTTTGGCACGACGCAGAAATGCCATTCTTGTGAAAAAGTTGTGCATTTTGCTGAAATGTTTTCTGCCAATGGAGTTCCCTATCACAAGAATTGCTTCAAATGCGACACTTGCAACGGACGTCTCGCT ATAAGCAGCTACTCTACTTTGGATGGGAAGCTCTATTGCAAGCCTCACTTTGAACAACTCTTCAGAGAAACAGGCAGCTTCACTACTAGGAAGTTTCAATCAAGCTTAA GTGGCAAATATGCAGAACTG GGCAGGAGTCCTAGTAAATTGTCATCCATGTTTTCTGGCACTGTAGACAAATGTTCAGTTTGTAAAAAAACTGTATACCCACTTGAGAAG GTGTCCGTGGAGGGAGAGTTCTTCCACAAGCAATGCTTTAGGTGTGCCCATGGAGGGTGCAACCTAACGATGTCGTCTTATGCCGCCCTCGACGGCATCGTTTACTGCAAGACTCACTTTGCTCAGCTCTTCAAGGAGAAGGGCAGCTATTCTCATCTCACTAAGACTACTTCCCTCAAGAAAAACGCACTCCCTGTAGATCTCGATTTGCCCGACAAAGAACCCGATGCCCCGGCAGAACCCGCACCCGATCAAGAAGAGACAtag
- the LOC121796302 gene encoding probable DEAD-box ATP-dependent RNA helicase 48: MQFASIFLQTNSKSLHHRLTFLRRMGGGPRTFPGGINKWQWKRLHEKKAREKEMRLLDQEKQLYQARVRSQIRASVAAAENPSFWTEKPDQNQLNYGPMTPDEHIKALADRFMKEGAEDLWNENDGPLTAPVNKAGKGKSRFLDEPIDLKKLIAERSSSNGGENVQKREFWGNVGVGVAKPRRFSTYEHFGKMNNGFNSIGNCSVGGLIGVSDVFNLNRYYSVDATCTKNKRLNFVKNVEKSVVKDGSDAKKPKWPRFRGRGVNSDDDDSDDYDEDDVEMGGDRKIMGSSAALGNYDVKRTKRVPLELLEDEIDLSQEVETIREEMRQWKSMQEEAKVEEESLLSAKRFDECDVSPLTVKALAEAGYVQMTTVQEATLSACLEGNDALVKARAGTGKSIAFLLPAIETVLKATSKSTNQRVPPIYVLILCPARELASQIAAEANVLLKHHDGLGVLTLVGGTRFKDDQRRLESDPCHILVATPGRLLDHIENKSAISVRLMGLEMLVLDEADRLLDLGFRKDMEKIVDCLPRKRQSLLFSATVPKEVRRISQLVLKREHAYINTLGLESVETNADVKQFYLVAHHYQHIPIVHHLLKSHISQVPEYKIIVFCGTAMMTSLVFSLLWEMKLNAKELHSRKPPLYRARVSEEFKDAKQAILVTSDVSARGLNYPDVTLVIQVGIPPDRGQYIHRLGRTGRQGKDGEGCLLLAPWEQFFLDDIKDLPLKKLPSPELDPDAMLKIQEKLDQIDTSIKEAAYHAWLGYYNSINAIGRDKTTLVELANQFAASIGLENPPALFRKTAVKMGLKGIPGIQMRK; this comes from the exons ATGCAATTCGCCTCAATTTTTCTCCAAACTAACTCGAAATCGCTCCACCACCGCCTCACATTCCTCCGCCGCATGGGCGGCGGACCTCGGACGTTTCCCGGCGGGATCAACAAGTGGCAGTGGAAGCGCCTGCACGAGAAGAAAGCCCGAGAGAAAGAGATGCGTCTTCTCGATCAAGAGAAGCAGCTCTATCAAGCTAGAGTCCGATCCCAAATCCGGGCCAGTGTCGCCGCTGCTGAAAATCCTAGTTTCTGGACCGAAAAGCCCGATCAAAACCAGCTCAATTACGGCCCGATGACTCCCGATGAGCACATCAAGGCTCTAGCTGATCGGTTCATGAAGGAAGGAGCGGAGGATTTATGGAACGAGAACGATGGCCCGTTGACAGCTCCGGTGAATAAGGCGGGGAAAGGGAAAAGCAGATTCTTAGACGAGCCTATTGATTTGAAGAAATTGATTGCGGAGAGGTCGAGCTCAAATGGCGGTGAGAATGTTCAAAAGAGGGAATTTTGGGGGAATGTTGGTGTTGGTGTAGCTAAACCGAGGCGATTTTCTACTTACGAGCATTTCGGGAAGATGAACAATGGATTTAATTCAATTGGAAATTGTAGCGTTGGAGGTTTGATTGGAGTGAGCGATGTGTTTAATTTGAATCGTTACTATTCTGTAGATGCTACGTGTACGAAGAATAAGAGattgaattttgtgaaaaatgtcGAAAAGTCTGTAGTTAAAGATGGCTCGGATGCCAAAAAGCCGAAGTGGCCTAGGTTCAGAGGGAGGGGAGTGAATTCGGATGATGATGATAGTGATGACTATGATGAGGATGATGTAGAAATGGGGGGTGACAGGAAGATAATGGGCAGTAGTGCTGCATTAGGCAACTATGATGTGAAGAGAACAAAGCGTGTGCCATTGGAATTGTTGGAGGATGAGATTGATTTGTCTCAGGAGGTTGAGACGATTAGGGAGGAGATGAGACAGTGGAAGAGCATGCAGGAGGAGGCGAAAGTCGAGGAGGAATCACTACTGAGTGCTAAAAG GTTCGATGAGTGTGATGTATCACCGTTGACTGTCAAAGCACTTGCTGAGGCTGGTTACGTGCAGATGACCACGGTGCAAGAGGCGACTCTCTCTGCGTGCCTTGAAG GTAATGATGCTTTAGTCAAAGCTAGGGCTGGAACGGGCAAGAGTATTGCGTTTTTG CTTCCTGCTATTGAAACAGTTTTGAAGGCAACTAGTAAGAGCACTAATCAGCGGGTGCCGCCCATATATGTTCTTATCCTCTGCCCTGCCCGAGAACTAGCGAGTCAAATAGCTGCTGAGGCAAATGTACTCCTCAAGCACCATGACGGCTTAGGTGTGCTAACGTTAGTTGGAGGGACGCGCTTCAAAGATGACCAGAGACGCCTTGAATCAGATCCATGCCAC ATTCTAGTTGCAACTCCGGGTAGATTGCTGGATCACATAGAAAATAAATCTGCCATCTCCGTGCGCCTGATGGGTCTGGAGATGCTCGTACTTGATGAGGCCGACCGCTTGCTTGACCTGGGGTTTCGTAAGGATATGGAGAAAATAGTTGATTGTTTGCCTCGCAAGAGGCAGTCGTTGCTCTTTTCGGCTACAGTCCCAAAGGAG GTCCGTCGAATATCCCAGCTTGTTCTGAAAAGGGAGCATGCTTATATAAATACACTGGGGCTTGAATCCGTGGAGACGAACGCAGAT GTTAAGCAATTTTATCTCGTTGCACACCACTACCAGCATATTCCGATAGTGCACCATCTGTTAAAAAGCCATATATCTCAAGTGCCCGAGTACAAG ATTATTGTTTTCTGTGGAACTGCAATGATGACATCGCTCGTGTTCTCCCTTCTGTGGGAGATGAAGCTGAATGCGAAAGAGCTGCACTCCAGAAAGCCTCCGCTCTATCGTGCTCGGGTCTCTGAAGAATTCAAAGATGCTAAACAAGCCATTCTGGTCACTTCTGATGTCTCTGCACGAGGGTTGAACTATCCCGATGTTACGCTAGTCATTCAG GTCGGTATTCCTCCAGATAGAGGCCAATACATTCACAGACTCGGACGAACAGGCCGACAAGGGAAGGATGGCGAAGGATGCCTATTGCTTGCACCATGGGAACAATTCTTCCTAGACGATATAAAGGATCTTCCTCTCAAGAAACTCCCTTCACCCGAACTAGATCCTGATGCGATGCTGAAG ATACAGGAGAAATTGGACCAGATTGACACTAGCATCAAAGAAGCAGCTTATCACGCGTGGCTTGGTTATTACAACTCGATCAACGCCATTGGCAGGGACAAAACAACGCTGGTGGAGTTGGCGAACCAATTTGCAGCATCCATCGGTCTGGAGAATCCGCCTGCACTCTTCCGTAAAACTGCGGTGAAGATGGGGTTGAAAGGCATCCCTGGCATTCAAATGCGAAAGTAG